Proteins encoded together in one Impatiens glandulifera chromosome 1, dImpGla2.1, whole genome shotgun sequence window:
- the LOC124918767 gene encoding transcription factor TCP17 yields the protein MISSSREADFEAKEGDKGTSNKGKIVKTSSVSSSWPKLKDPRIVRVCRAFGGKDRHSKVTTVRGLRDRRVRLSVPTAIQLYDLQERLGFNQPSKVVDWLLNEAKHEIDELPPLQFPPGSLGQNFYQLMESSTNHELNKDHGGLDWSEDQVGVLPQWYGKCKDDDHKDGELLGTTSKRDELDQDRRAGSGYIGSSSDHSHMSGLVNNSSQSDSHRWNPSSNFSLAHMGSSHGFTSHQVEDLHNMNFLSNTSLALPSGRSGSTTQSYFPVVANSTSDEFDPKQANNFNMLSSNSQSLYSISQMPPIMRPFHLSMNMSPKLFLPQDNNIGDQSNNGEDHLPTKR from the coding sequence ATGATTTCAAGTTCAAGAGAAGCGGATTTTGAAGCCAAAGAAGGCGATAAGGGTACGAGTAACAAAGGAAAGATAGTTAAAACTTCGTCTGTATCGAGTTCATGGCCAAAACTAAAGGATCCGAGAATCGTTCGTGTTTGTCGTGCTTTTGGTGGTAAAGATAGACATAGCAAAGTTACAACCGTGAGAGGATTGCGTGACAGAAGAGTAAGGCTTTCTGTTCCGACAGCGATCCAACTATACGATCTACAAGAAAGACTAGGGTTTAATCAACCTAGCAAGGTAGTAGATTGGTTACTCAATGAAGCCAAGCATGAAATCGACGAACTCCCTCCACTTCAATTTCCACCCGGAAGCTTGGGCCAAAACTTTTATCAATTAATGGAAAGTTCTACTAATCATGAATTGAACAAAGATCACGGTGGTTTAGATTGGAGCGAAGATCAAGTGGGAGTACTTCCTCAATGGTATGGGAAATGTAAGGATGATGATCATAAAGACGGAGAATTATTAGGAACAACATCAAAACGCGATGAGCTTGATCAAGATCGAAGGGCGGGGAGCGGTTACATTGGATCATCTTCGGATCATTCACATATGTCGGGTTTGGTAAATAATTCATCACAAAGTGATTCTCATCGATGGAATCCTTCTTCAAACTTTTCGCTAGCTCATATGGGTAGTAGTCATGGATTTACAAGTCATCAAGTGGAAGATCTTCATAACATGAACTTCTTATCGAATACTTCACTAGCTCTTCCATCGGGTAGGAGTGGGTCCACGACGCAATCTTACTTCCCGGTTGTGGCTAATTCTACTTCGGATGAGTTTGATCCGAAACAAGCAAATAACTTCAATATGTTGAGTTCCAATTCACAAAGTCTTTACTCAATAAGCCAAATGCCACCCATTATGAGACCTTTCCATTTGAGCATGAATATGTCCCCTAAACTCTTTCTTCCCCAGGACAACAATATTGGAGATCAATCAAACAATGGAGAAGATCACTTACCCACAAAAAGATAA